One Streptomyces sp. P9-A2 DNA window includes the following coding sequences:
- a CDS encoding C40 family peptidase, with product MGSHRRLAPSPGPDRGTTVAVGLLSVAAAALGAVPATATPHEDPRTEVDRLYAEAERATEAYNKADERADTLRGQVNAAQDEIARQQDRVNGMRQSLGSLAGAQYRSGGLDPSLALLFSADPEDYLERASVLDRLTARRAGELKGLQEAVRTLDQDRAEASRKLGELDRSRKAVAAHKKTVEHKLAQARRLLNALPDDERAAHERAARSGRGADLPGPDGPDGATAASGRAAAAVAAARSALGKPYAWGANGPSGFDCSGLTQWSYAQAGVALPRTSQAQRYAGTQVPLSRARPGDLVVYRTDAGHVGMYVGNGQVIHAPYPGAPVRYDPVGMMPVSSVTRV from the coding sequence GTGGGGTCCCATCGCCGCCTTGCACCGTCCCCCGGCCCCGACCGGGGCACCACCGTCGCCGTAGGGCTCCTGTCCGTGGCGGCAGCCGCCCTCGGAGCCGTACCGGCCACGGCCACCCCGCACGAGGACCCCAGGACCGAAGTGGACCGCCTCTACGCGGAGGCCGAGCGGGCGACCGAGGCGTACAACAAGGCCGACGAGCGCGCGGACACCCTGCGGGGGCAGGTCAACGCGGCTCAGGACGAGATCGCCCGGCAGCAGGACCGCGTCAACGGCATGCGGCAGTCGCTGGGTTCGCTGGCCGGCGCCCAGTACCGCTCCGGCGGGCTCGACCCGTCCCTCGCGCTGCTGTTCTCCGCCGACCCCGAGGACTACCTCGAGCGGGCCTCGGTGCTCGACCGGCTCACCGCCCGCCGGGCCGGCGAGCTGAAGGGACTCCAGGAGGCCGTGCGCACCCTGGACCAGGACCGTGCGGAGGCCTCCCGCAAGCTGGGCGAGCTGGACCGCAGCCGCAAGGCGGTCGCAGCCCACAAGAAGACCGTCGAGCACAAGCTCGCCCAGGCCCGGCGGCTGCTCAACGCCCTCCCCGACGACGAGCGCGCCGCCCATGAGCGGGCCGCCCGCTCCGGCCGCGGCGCGGACCTGCCCGGCCCGGACGGCCCGGACGGCGCCACCGCCGCCTCCGGCCGCGCGGCAGCCGCCGTCGCAGCCGCCCGCTCCGCCCTCGGCAAGCCCTACGCCTGGGGCGCCAACGGGCCCTCCGGGTTCGACTGCTCCGGTCTGACGCAGTGGTCGTACGCGCAGGCCGGGGTCGCCCTCCCGCGGACCTCGCAGGCCCAGCGGTACGCCGGCACACAAGTACCGCTCTCCCGGGCCCGCCCCGGCGACCTGGTCGTCTACCGGACCGACGCCGGCCACGTCGGCATGTACGTGGGCAACGGTCAGGTGATCCACGCGCCCTACCCCGGCGCCCCCGTCCGCTACGACCCGGTCGGGATGATGCCCGTCTCGTCGGTCACCAGGGTCTGA
- a CDS encoding C40 family peptidase, producing MASHRRPKQPNRARVTVLTTAAAAAVVLSSQAANAAPSEKPSKGEVKAKVDKLYQEAEQATEKYNGAKEKQEKLQKEISTIQDNVAKGQQDLNELRDGLGSMASAQYRSGGIDPSLQLFLSADPDDYLDKASALDQLSTQQVDALKEIQEKQRELAQQRSEASEKLKDLSSTRTELGKKKTEVQSKLGAAQKLLNTLTAEEKAQLAEEEERATRTSEREVLKATNTDTGSSTPVGSGSGRAGAAFAAAQSKLGSPYVYGATGPSSYDCSGLTSWAYAQAGVSIPRTSESQTGAGTKIYSTSQLQVGDLVFFFNDLHHVGLYAGNGQIIHAPRSGTVVRYESMNTIGGPFMFGVRV from the coding sequence GTGGCGTCCCACCGTCGTCCCAAGCAGCCGAACCGGGCACGTGTCACAGTGCTCACCACCGCTGCCGCAGCTGCCGTCGTCCTGAGCTCGCAGGCCGCCAACGCGGCCCCCAGCGAGAAGCCGAGCAAGGGCGAGGTGAAGGCCAAGGTCGACAAGCTCTACCAGGAGGCGGAGCAGGCCACCGAGAAGTACAACGGCGCCAAGGAGAAGCAGGAGAAGCTCCAGAAGGAGATCTCCACGATCCAGGACAACGTCGCCAAGGGGCAGCAGGATCTCAACGAGCTGCGCGACGGCCTCGGTTCGATGGCCAGCGCCCAGTACCGCAGCGGCGGCATCGACCCCTCGCTCCAGCTCTTCCTCTCCGCCGACCCGGACGACTACCTCGACAAGGCGTCCGCCCTCGACCAGCTGAGCACCCAGCAGGTCGACGCGCTCAAGGAGATCCAGGAGAAGCAGCGCGAGCTCGCCCAGCAGCGCTCCGAGGCCTCCGAGAAGCTCAAGGACCTCTCCTCCACCCGCACCGAACTGGGCAAGAAGAAGACGGAAGTCCAGAGCAAGCTCGGTGCCGCGCAGAAGCTGCTCAACACCCTCACCGCCGAGGAGAAGGCACAGCTCGCCGAGGAGGAGGAGCGCGCCACCCGCACCAGCGAGCGGGAAGTCCTCAAGGCCACCAACACCGACACCGGCAGCTCCACCCCGGTCGGCAGCGGCTCCGGCCGCGCCGGTGCCGCCTTCGCCGCCGCCCAGAGCAAGCTCGGCTCCCCGTACGTCTACGGCGCCACCGGCCCGTCCTCCTACGACTGCTCGGGCCTCACCTCCTGGGCCTACGCCCAGGCCGGCGTCTCCATCCCGCGTACCTCCGAGTCGCAGACCGGCGCGGGCACCAAGATCTACTCGACCAGCCAGCTCCAGGTCGGCGACCTGGTCTTCTTCTTCAACGACCTGCACCACGTGGGTCTATACGCGGGCAACGGCCAGATCATCCACGCCCCGCGCAGCGGCACCGTCGTCCGCTACGAGTCGATGAACACCATCGGCGGCCCGTTCATGTTCGGCGTCCGCGTCTGA
- a CDS encoding NYN domain-containing protein: MVETADGGPESGTAEVFDRPLPDGVRRRVVQIVSDGFGRLTVSELPAQLRQYARFTPTRRAKFAGNAMAAALETEPLFRQRIGEQLREAQPELAGALGSGSPPPAADPLDVAAAAYVIRPPGWVKLVTAAGEEAQRADAERVDDETRAELERLRGELAHAREHTRSETERLRTDLEAARKEADSLHRKLRSALSDVKRGAAALRKLQGEMDALRADGQSQVSAAESESRRLKARLGESEAALEAARRAAREGRSVEDMRVRLLLDTVLEAAQGLRRELALPPVSVRPAETVDAVEPGSMSPKDIAARALSEGDPAILDQLLALPQAHLVVDGYNVTKTGYPQMPLEKQRLRILGQLARLAAQTGAEMTCVFDGAELAAPVLLAPPRGVRVLFSKPGVTADELIRQLVRAEPPGRPVIVVSTDREVADGVARAGARPVASAVLLKRFSRA, translated from the coding sequence ATGGTGGAGACCGCGGACGGAGGGCCGGAGAGCGGCACCGCCGAGGTGTTCGACCGTCCGCTGCCCGACGGCGTGCGCCGCCGGGTCGTCCAGATCGTTTCCGACGGCTTCGGCCGACTGACCGTCTCCGAGCTGCCCGCCCAGCTCAGGCAGTACGCCCGGTTCACCCCGACCCGCCGCGCCAAGTTCGCCGGCAACGCGATGGCCGCCGCCCTGGAGACCGAGCCGCTGTTCCGCCAGCGCATCGGGGAGCAGCTGAGAGAGGCCCAGCCGGAACTGGCCGGCGCTCTCGGCTCAGGCTCCCCGCCTCCGGCCGCGGACCCGCTGGACGTGGCGGCCGCGGCCTATGTCATACGGCCGCCGGGCTGGGTGAAACTGGTGACCGCCGCCGGTGAGGAGGCCCAGCGGGCCGACGCCGAGCGCGTCGACGACGAGACCCGGGCCGAGCTGGAGCGGCTGCGCGGGGAACTCGCCCATGCCCGCGAGCACACCAGGTCCGAGACCGAGCGGCTGCGCACCGACCTGGAAGCCGCCAGGAAAGAAGCGGACTCGCTGCACCGCAAACTGCGGTCCGCGCTCAGCGACGTCAAGCGCGGTGCGGCCGCGCTGCGCAAACTGCAGGGCGAGATGGACGCCCTCCGCGCGGACGGGCAGTCCCAGGTGTCCGCCGCCGAGAGCGAGTCCCGGCGGCTCAAGGCGCGCCTCGGTGAGTCGGAGGCGGCTCTGGAGGCCGCCCGCCGGGCCGCCCGCGAGGGGCGCAGCGTCGAGGACATGCGGGTACGGCTGCTCCTGGACACCGTGCTGGAGGCCGCCCAGGGGCTCCGTCGCGAACTCGCGCTGCCTCCCGTGTCCGTCCGGCCCGCCGAGACCGTGGACGCCGTCGAGCCCGGCAGCATGTCCCCCAAGGACATCGCCGCCCGCGCGCTGTCCGAGGGCGACCCGGCCATCCTCGACCAGCTGCTGGCGCTGCCGCAGGCACATCTCGTCGTCGACGGCTACAACGTGACCAAGACCGGATACCCCCAGATGCCCCTGGAGAAGCAGCGGTTGAGGATCCTGGGCCAGCTCGCCCGGCTCGCCGCGCAGACCGGCGCAGAGATGACCTGCGTCTTCGACGGGGCCGAACTGGCCGCTCCCGTCCTGCTCGCGCCGCCGCGGGGAGTGCGTGTGCTGTTCTCCAAGCCGGGAGTCACCGCCGACGAACTGATCCGCCAACTGGTCCGCGCCGAGCCGCCGGGACGGCCCGTCATCGTCGTCTCCACCGACCGCGAGGTCGCCGACGGGGTCGCCCGCGCGGGCGCCCGCCCGGTCGCTTCCGCGGTCCTGCTGAAGCGCTTCTCCCGGGCGTAG
- a CDS encoding rhomboid family intramembrane serine protease gives MIRNWGAAAAGALRRPSAPVTHTLIAVCCLVFLLGPASGLDPGYGTGDELLAAQRGYFRHWGVIPADVFEGSPWSALTPATALFVHGSWVHLLGNMLFLHVFGTMTEARMGRLRFTLFYVGCGYLALLGYAVANADSEQSLVGASGAISGIVGAFLFLFPRARVTSLLPFLFFLPVRFPAWVVLPFWVALQWLAAGRASDGPGVAYLAHLLGFGLGFCWAWVRFKGATTVRTAPAPAPEGENQ, from the coding sequence ATGATCCGCAACTGGGGCGCGGCGGCTGCCGGGGCGCTGAGACGCCCGTCGGCACCGGTGACCCACACCCTCATCGCTGTATGCTGCCTGGTCTTCCTGCTCGGGCCGGCCTCGGGACTCGATCCGGGGTACGGGACCGGGGACGAGCTGCTCGCCGCGCAGCGCGGCTACTTCCGCCACTGGGGGGTGATTCCCGCAGACGTGTTCGAAGGGTCCCCCTGGAGTGCCCTCACTCCGGCCACGGCCCTGTTCGTCCACGGCAGCTGGGTGCATCTGCTCGGTAACATGCTCTTCCTCCATGTCTTCGGGACGATGACCGAGGCCCGCATGGGCCGCCTGCGGTTCACCCTGTTCTACGTCGGCTGCGGGTACCTCGCCCTGCTCGGGTACGCCGTGGCCAACGCGGACTCGGAGCAGTCCCTGGTCGGCGCCTCGGGGGCGATCTCGGGGATCGTCGGCGCGTTCCTCTTCCTGTTTCCCCGGGCGCGGGTGACCAGTCTGCTGCCGTTCCTGTTCTTTCTGCCGGTGCGCTTCCCCGCGTGGGTGGTACTGCCGTTCTGGGTGGCGCTGCAGTGGCTGGCGGCGGGGCGGGCCTCCGACGGGCCGGGGGTGGCGTACCTGGCCCACCTGCTGGGCTTCGGGCTGGGCTTCTGCTGGGCGTGGGTGCGGTTCAAAGGGGCGACTACAGTGAGAACAGCCCCAGCTCCGGCCCCCGAGGGAGAGAACCAGTAG
- a CDS encoding Lrp/AsnC family transcriptional regulator encodes MITAIVLIKTSVDRIPEIAERIAALDSVSEVFSVTGTYDLIAMVRVKAHEDLAEVIPGRINKIPGVEGTDTHVAFRTYSQHDLEAAFAIGLDN; translated from the coding sequence GTGATCACCGCGATCGTCCTCATCAAGACCAGCGTGGACCGGATCCCCGAGATCGCGGAGCGGATCGCCGCGCTGGACAGCGTCAGCGAGGTCTTCTCCGTCACCGGGACCTACGACCTGATCGCCATGGTCCGGGTCAAGGCGCACGAGGACCTGGCGGAGGTCATCCCGGGCCGGATCAACAAGATCCCGGGTGTGGAGGGGACGGACACGCACGTGGCGTTCCGCACGTACTCGCAGCACGACCTGGAGGCCGCGTTCGCGATCGGCCTCGACAACTGA
- a CDS encoding aminotransferase class V-fold PLP-dependent enzyme translates to MSVSTVAAAAAAATATVATVIPADDGPSGRAPLPVLGRDVTVPLVTGGEVTYAALDYAASAPALQRVWDDVAAYAPYYGSVHRGAGYLSQLSTELFENARRTVAEFLDCRDGDQVVFTRSTTDSLNLLAAALPDDCQVFVFETEHHAALLPWGSPRAARRGGSDARVTFLDAPDSPEQAVRALEHALAARDPHGPALVCVTGASNVTGELWPVRELAATAHAHGARIVLDAAQLAPHHAVSLRDLDVDWVAFSGHKLYAPFGAGVLAGRADWLREAEPYLAGGGASRKVTRREDGGVDVQWHDGAARHEAGSPNVIGAHAVASACKALAETGFGTLAAHEERLIRTVRDGLADVPEVRFLSLFGDDAPRVGVLSFVVDGWNSSHFAAALSAEYGIGVRDGLFCAHPLLRALRGGDPHHQGECGAPEAAPGETSLDAVRVSFGAGTPDEHVERFVRAVRELVRGGARWSYRTVDGRCVPDTSA, encoded by the coding sequence ATGTCTGTTTCCACCGTCGCCGCTGCCGCTGCCGCTGCTACTGCCACCGTCGCCACCGTCATCCCCGCCGACGACGGCCCGTCCGGCCGCGCCCCGCTGCCCGTGCTCGGCCGGGACGTCACCGTTCCGCTCGTCACCGGCGGGGAGGTCACCTACGCCGCGCTCGACTACGCCGCCAGCGCCCCGGCGCTCCAGCGGGTGTGGGACGACGTGGCCGCGTACGCGCCCTACTACGGCAGTGTCCACCGCGGCGCCGGGTACCTCTCCCAGCTCTCCACCGAGCTGTTCGAGAACGCACGCCGGACCGTCGCCGAGTTCCTCGACTGCCGGGACGGGGACCAGGTGGTCTTCACGCGGTCCACCACCGACTCGCTCAACCTGCTCGCCGCCGCCCTCCCGGACGACTGCCAGGTCTTCGTCTTCGAGACCGAGCACCACGCCGCCCTGCTGCCCTGGGGGTCCCCCCGGGCCGCAAGGCGCGGGGGGAGCGACGCCCGCGTCACCTTCCTCGACGCCCCGGACAGCCCGGAGCAGGCCGTACGGGCCCTGGAACACGCCCTCGCCGCCCGCGACCCCCATGGTCCCGCCCTGGTCTGCGTCACCGGCGCCTCCAACGTCACCGGCGAGCTGTGGCCCGTACGCGAGCTGGCCGCCACCGCCCACGCGCACGGCGCCCGGATCGTCCTGGACGCCGCCCAGCTCGCCCCGCACCACGCGGTGAGCCTGCGTGACCTGGACGTCGACTGGGTCGCCTTCTCCGGGCACAAGCTGTACGCCCCGTTCGGTGCCGGCGTCCTGGCCGGCCGCGCCGACTGGCTGCGGGAGGCCGAGCCCTACCTCGCGGGGGGCGGCGCCAGCCGCAAGGTCACCCGGCGCGAGGACGGGGGAGTGGACGTCCAGTGGCACGACGGCGCCGCCCGCCACGAGGCCGGCTCGCCCAACGTCATCGGCGCCCACGCCGTCGCCTCGGCCTGCAAGGCGCTCGCCGAGACCGGGTTCGGCACGCTGGCCGCCCACGAGGAGCGGCTGATCCGCACCGTGCGGGACGGCCTCGCGGACGTGCCCGAGGTGCGGTTCCTGTCCCTGTTCGGGGACGACGCGCCGCGCGTCGGCGTGCTCTCCTTCGTCGTCGACGGCTGGAACAGCTCCCACTTCGCCGCGGCCCTCTCCGCCGAGTACGGCATCGGCGTACGGGACGGACTGTTCTGCGCGCACCCGCTGCTGCGCGCCCTGCGCGGCGGCGATCCGCACCACCAGGGCGAGTGCGGCGCCCCCGAGGCGGCGCCCGGTGAGACGTCCCTCGACGCGGTCCGCGTCAGCTTCGGCGCGGGAACGCCGGACGAACACGTGGAGCGCTTCGTCCGCGCCGTCCGGGAGCTGGTGCGCGGCGGCGCCCGCTGGAGCTACCGGACGGTCGACGGCCGCTGCGTGCCGGACACCTCCGCCTGA
- the trpD gene encoding anthranilate phosphoribosyltransferase, translating into MSAVTPAGGNTAADRSWPALLNGLLDGHDLSADDTAWAMDLIMRGEATDAQIAGFAVSLRAKGETVEEITGCVRAMYDHAIGIEVPGRTVDIVGTGGDGARTVNISTMSSVVIAGTGAKVVKHGNRAASSASGASDVLEKLGVNLELTPQRVAEVAEEAGITFCFAVKFHPALRHVAAARGQLGVRTVFNFLGPLANPARVRAQAVGVADPRMAPIMAGVFAGRGHSSLVFRGDDGLDELTTTGPSTVWVVRDGQVTEERFDPRDVGIEPVPLEALRGADASYNAEVARRVLDGEHGPVRDAVLLNSAAALVALEPGTGTLAEQLGAGMAKAAESIDSGAARRVLERWVLASNA; encoded by the coding sequence ATGAGCGCTGTGACCCCCGCAGGAGGCAACACCGCGGCGGACCGCTCCTGGCCCGCCCTGCTGAACGGCCTGCTCGACGGCCACGACCTGTCCGCCGACGACACCGCCTGGGCGATGGACCTGATCATGCGCGGTGAGGCCACCGACGCGCAGATCGCCGGGTTCGCCGTGTCCCTGCGGGCCAAGGGCGAGACCGTCGAGGAGATCACCGGCTGCGTCCGGGCGATGTACGACCACGCCATCGGCATCGAGGTGCCCGGGCGGACCGTCGACATCGTCGGTACCGGTGGCGACGGCGCCAGGACGGTGAACATCTCCACGATGTCCTCCGTCGTCATCGCCGGCACCGGGGCGAAGGTCGTCAAGCACGGTAACCGGGCCGCCTCCTCCGCGTCCGGCGCCTCCGACGTCCTGGAGAAGCTCGGCGTCAACCTGGAGCTGACCCCGCAGCGGGTCGCCGAGGTCGCCGAGGAAGCCGGCATCACCTTCTGCTTCGCGGTGAAGTTCCACCCGGCGCTGCGCCATGTGGCGGCCGCGCGGGGCCAGCTGGGCGTCCGGACGGTGTTCAACTTCCTCGGCCCGCTGGCCAACCCGGCCCGGGTCAGGGCCCAGGCCGTCGGGGTCGCCGACCCGAGGATGGCTCCGATCATGGCCGGTGTGTTCGCCGGACGCGGACACTCCTCGCTGGTGTTCCGCGGCGACGACGGTCTCGACGAGCTGACCACCACCGGCCCCTCGACGGTGTGGGTGGTCCGGGACGGGCAGGTGACCGAGGAACGCTTCGACCCGCGCGACGTCGGCATCGAACCCGTGCCGCTGGAGGCCCTGCGCGGCGCCGACGCGTCGTACAACGCGGAGGTCGCCCGCCGGGTGCTGGACGGCGAACACGGCCCGGTGCGGGACGCGGTACTGCTGAACTCGGCGGCGGCGCTGGTGGCACTCGAACCGGGCACCGGGACGCTGGCGGAGCAGCTCGGGGCAGGGATGGCCAAGGCCGCCGAATCGATCGACTCGGGCGCCGCCCGGCGGGTTCTGGAGCGCTGGGTGCTGGCCAGCAACGCGTGA
- the qcrB gene encoding cytochrome bc1 complex cytochrome b subunit has protein sequence MSTTTSTTNPSGAEGPGRSRGKAPAGERVADWADGRLGIYSLAKANMRKIFPDHWSFMLGEICLYSFIIIILTGVYLTLFFHPSMNEVVYHGSYVPMQGQLMSEAYKSTLDISFDVRGGLLIRQLHHWAALIFVAGMFVHMMRVFFTGAFRKPREVNWLFGFLLLVLGMFTGFTGYSLPDDLLSGTGIRFTQGAVLSIPIVGTYLSMFIFGGEFPGDDFIARFYSIHILLLPGIMLGLVVAHLILVFYHKHTQFAGPGKTNKNVVGMPLLPVYMAKAGGFFFLVFGVLAVVSAIATINPIWNIGPYRPDMVSTGAQPDWYMGFSEGLVRVMPGWEINFWGHTLVLGVFIPLMVFGLVLASIAVYPFIESWVTGDKREHHILDRPRNAPTRTAFGVAWITMYFIALVGGGNDLWATHFNLSINAITWFVRIGFFAGPVVAFIVTKRICLGLQRRDKDKVLHGRESGIIKRLPHGEFIEVHEPLSQEQLHTLTAHEQYQPAEIGPLVDENGVERKVKPLEKLRVKLSKGYYGGESQIPKPTVEEYKEITSGHGHH, from the coding sequence ATGAGTACCACGACCAGCACCACGAATCCGTCCGGCGCCGAGGGGCCGGGCCGCTCCCGCGGGAAGGCCCCGGCCGGCGAACGCGTCGCGGACTGGGCCGACGGACGGCTGGGGATCTACTCCCTGGCCAAGGCCAACATGCGCAAGATCTTCCCCGACCACTGGTCGTTCATGCTGGGTGAGATCTGCCTCTACAGCTTCATCATCATCATCCTCACGGGTGTGTACCTGACGCTGTTCTTCCACCCGTCGATGAACGAGGTGGTGTACCACGGCAGCTACGTCCCGATGCAGGGACAGCTGATGAGTGAGGCCTACAAGTCGACGCTGGACATCAGCTTCGACGTCCGTGGCGGTCTGCTGATCCGGCAGCTCCACCACTGGGCCGCGCTGATCTTCGTGGCCGGCATGTTCGTGCACATGATGCGCGTGTTCTTCACCGGCGCGTTCCGCAAGCCGCGTGAGGTCAACTGGCTGTTCGGCTTCCTGCTCCTCGTCCTGGGCATGTTCACCGGTTTCACCGGCTACTCGCTCCCGGACGACCTGCTCTCCGGCACCGGTATCCGCTTCACGCAGGGCGCGGTCCTGTCGATTCCGATCGTCGGCACGTACCTCTCGATGTTCATCTTCGGCGGGGAGTTCCCGGGGGACGACTTCATCGCCCGGTTCTACTCGATCCACATCCTGCTGCTGCCGGGCATCATGCTCGGCCTCGTGGTGGCGCACCTGATCCTGGTCTTCTACCACAAGCACACGCAGTTCGCGGGCCCCGGCAAGACCAACAAGAACGTCGTGGGCATGCCGCTGCTGCCGGTGTACATGGCGAAGGCCGGAGGCTTCTTCTTCCTGGTCTTCGGCGTGCTGGCCGTCGTCTCGGCGATCGCGACGATCAACCCGATCTGGAACATCGGCCCCTACCGGCCGGACATGGTCTCCACCGGAGCCCAGCCCGACTGGTACATGGGCTTCTCCGAGGGCCTGGTCCGGGTGATGCCGGGCTGGGAGATCAACTTCTGGGGCCACACGCTCGTCCTGGGTGTGTTCATCCCGTTGATGGTCTTCGGGCTGGTCCTGGCGTCCATCGCCGTCTACCCGTTCATCGAGTCCTGGGTGACCGGGGACAAGCGCGAGCACCACATCCTGGACCGCCCGCGCAACGCCCCGACGCGGACCGCCTTCGGTGTCGCCTGGATCACCATGTACTTCATCGCCCTCGTCGGCGGTGGCAACGACCTGTGGGCCACCCACTTCAACCTGTCGATCAACGCGATCACCTGGTTCGTCCGCATCGGGTTCTTCGCCGGGCCCGTGGTGGCGTTCATCGTCACCAAGCGGATCTGCCTCGGCCTGCAGCGCCGGGACAAGGACAAGGTGCTGCACGGCCGCGAGTCGGGCATCATCAAGCGCCTGCCGCACGGTGAGTTCATCGAGGTCCACGAGCCGCTCAGCCAGGAGCAGCTGCACACCCTCACGGCGCACGAGCAGTACCAGCCGGCCGAGATCGGCCCGCTCGTCGACGAGAACGGTGTCGAGCGCAAGGTGAAGCCGCTCGAGAAGCTGCGCGTCAAGCTCAGCAAGGGCTACTACGGCGGGGAGTCCCAGATTCCGAAGCCGACCGTCGAGGAGTACAAGGAGATCACGAGCGGCCACGGCCACCACTGA
- the qcrA gene encoding cytochrome bc1 complex Rieske iron-sulfur subunit: MSTQETPEEKLPAGQDTAHGAVRVADEKNPFADPGLPPHEPRVQDIDERAAKRSERTVALLFTLSMLATVGFIASFVTIPVDQSVYIFPIGHINALNFALGMTLGIALFTIGAGAVHWGRTLMSDHEIADERHPVAASPEVRAQVMDDFRQGAKESVIGRRKLIRNTMFGALALVPLSGVVLLRDLGPLPGTKLRHTAWEKGKLLVNMNTNEPLRPSDIIVGSLTFAQPEGLDPHEHGFMNEIAKAALMIVRIQPDDIKDKRELEWSHEGIVAYSKICTHVGCPISLYEQQTHHALCPCHQSTFDLSDGARVIFGPAGHALPQLRIGVNDEGYLEALGDFEEPVGPSFWERG, translated from the coding sequence ATGAGTACCCAAGAGACTCCCGAAGAGAAACTGCCCGCAGGGCAGGACACCGCGCACGGCGCGGTGCGTGTCGCGGACGAGAAGAACCCGTTCGCCGACCCGGGGCTGCCGCCCCACGAGCCGCGGGTCCAGGACATCGACGAGCGGGCCGCCAAGCGGTCCGAGCGTACGGTCGCCCTGCTGTTCACGCTGTCGATGCTGGCCACCGTCGGCTTCATCGCGTCGTTCGTGACGATCCCGGTCGACCAGTCCGTCTACATCTTCCCGATCGGTCACATCAACGCGCTGAACTTCGCGCTCGGTATGACCCTCGGCATCGCCCTGTTCACCATCGGCGCCGGCGCGGTCCACTGGGGCCGCACGCTGATGTCGGACCACGAGATCGCCGACGAGCGGCACCCGGTCGCCGCGTCGCCGGAGGTCCGCGCGCAGGTCATGGACGACTTCCGCCAGGGCGCGAAGGAGTCCGTGATCGGACGGCGCAAGCTGATCCGCAACACGATGTTCGGCGCGCTGGCCCTGGTCCCGCTCTCCGGAGTGGTCCTGCTGCGCGACCTCGGTCCGCTGCCCGGGACCAAGCTCCGCCACACGGCGTGGGAAAAGGGCAAGCTGCTCGTCAACATGAACACGAACGAGCCCCTGCGGCCGTCCGACATCATCGTGGGCTCGCTGACCTTCGCCCAGCCGGAGGGCCTGGATCCGCACGAGCACGGGTTCATGAACGAGATCGCCAAGGCCGCCCTGATGATCGTCCGTATCCAGCCGGACGACATCAAGGACAAGCGCGAGCTCGAGTGGTCGCACGAGGGCATCGTCGCGTACTCGAAGATCTGCACCCACGTGGGCTGCCCGATCTCCCTGTACGAGCAGCAGACGCACCACGCTCTGTGCCCCTGCCACCAGTCCACCTTCGACCTCTCCGACGGGGCCCGGGTCATCTTCGGTCCCGCCGGTCACGCCCTGCCGCAGCTGCGTATCGGTGTGAACGACGAGGGCTATCTCGAAGCGCTCGGCGACTTCGAAGAGCCCGTCGGTCCGTCCTTCTGGGAGCGCGGATGA